Below is a window of Synechococcus sp. RSCCF101 DNA.
CACCGCCGGCACTCCCGGCAGCAGGGCATCGAACTCGCCGCGCCCGGGATACAGGGCCAGATTCACCAGCGACACCCGGCGGCCGCTGTCACGGCAGCGCTCGCAGATGGGCCCGGGCTCGAAGCCGGTCTCGGCCAGCAGTCCGCGCCGCAGCAGAGGCCGTCCATCCCACCAGAGCAGGACCACGGCAGCAGGGGTCCCGGTCAGAAGCATCTGGCTGCCCCAGCCCAGCTCCTGGCGCAGCGCTGCCGGCAGGGATTCGGCCAGGTCGATCCCCTCGCGCCCCTGAAGAGCGGCACGCTCCGCAGCGAGCGGCACGGCGCGGGTCCAGAGCACGGCCACCAGCATCAACCCCACCGCCATCAGGGCCGCCAGGGTGCCGGCGCGGGTGAGGGGTGGACTGGCGGCACTGGCCTGCCACTGATTGGCCACCACCAGCAGCAGGCCGAGCACCCCCGTGCCGAGACAGATGCGGGCGGGAGAGGGCACGCCGGAGGGCTGGCAAACGCCGCCCATGCTGCGCGATCGCGGGGCCGTTGCTGCAATACGACCAGGAGACCCGATCCCCCCATGAATCAAGCCGAGGCGTTCGCGGCGCTGTCCCTGGCCGCCGTGGCCTGCGACGGTGCCCTCGGACGCGAGGAAGCCCATGCTCTGCGCACCGCCCTCGAACACCGCACCCCCTACAAGGACCAGAGCGAGACGGCGATGGTGGCCCTCTTCGACGGGCTGCTCGGCAAGCTGCGCCAGAGCGACTGCGACAGCCTGGCCCGTGAGGCCGTGGCGGTGCTGGAGCCCCATCAGCAGGAAACGGCCCTGGCGGTGGCCGCCGAGCTGGTGCACAGCGACCGGGAGGTCACCAGCGAGGAGGCCGCGTTCCTGGAGCGGCTGTGTGCCCTGGTGGACCTGCCGGAGGAGAAGGGGCGCACCATCTGTGAGGTGGTGGCCACCCTGCACCGCGACAGCCTGGCCTGAGAGGGGCAGACTGACGGGCATCCCTGCGGATCGGGCGATGGCGCGAACCTTCTGGCACCCCCTGCTGACGATCGGGGCCTGCCTGCTCATGCTGTTGGCCGCCCCGGGCGCCGGCCGGGCGCTCTCCGCTGCCGATCTGCCCGCCTCGCTCCCCCAGGAGCGGGTGCTCGACAGCTCGGGCGTGCTCAGCCGCGCGGTCACCTCGGAGCTGGAACGCACCCTTGGCGAGCTGTCGGACGGCGCCCGGGTGGATGCCCGGCTGGTGACCGTGCCGCGACTGGATTACGGGCTCAGCCCGAAGGGACTTGCCAACGACCTGATCGACCGCTGGCAGCCCGATGAGCCCGGACCGGGCGGTCTGGGTCAGCCCGGCCTGCTGCTGCTGCTGATCGACAGCCAGAACAAGTCGGCGGCCGTGGCCGTCAGTGACGATCTGGCCGGGCAGCTGCCGGCATCGCTCCTGCGCAGCACGGCCCGCGACACCATGGCGCCGGCGCTGCGGGATGGCGCTCGCTACCGGCAGGCTTCGGTGGAGGCGATCGAGCGACTGGGTGCGGTGCTGGGTGGTGGTGAGGACCCCGGCCCGCCGGAGGTGGTCGAGCAGACGCTGGTCAAGACCAACGTCCCGACCCGCGAGGAGACGCAGGAGAGCAATGCCTTCACCTGGGTCGTGGTGCTGCTGGTGGTGGGAACCATCGTTCCGATGGCCACCTGGTGGGTGTTCTCCCGCTGACCAGCGAAGCCGCACCCGCCACCAGCCATGGGACTGACGGACTGGATGGGAGCTTTCGGCAAGGCCGACTCCCTGGAGATCAGCAGCGACCTGGAGAAGGGCTACGAGGCGGCCCTTCTGATCCAGAGCATCGAGCTGGAGTACTACAACGACCGTCCGGTGCGACCGGATCTGGAGCTGAGCGTGCCCCGCTCGGTGCAGAACCAGGTGCTGCGCAAATTCCGCACCGCCCTGAAGATCGCCCGCGACTGCCTGGATTTCCTGGAATCCCGCCGCAGCCAGCTGGATGGCCAGGAGCTGCGACAGCTGCAGCTGATCGAAGCGGTGACCTCCCGCTACAACGGACGCCGGCGCAATGCGCCGCAGACGATGACGCGGGCACCGGATCCCCTTCCCCGCTCCCTGCTGGGCGTGGTGGATCGGCTGCGGCGCCAGCTCGATCCCGATGCGGAGGCCAGCATGGTGGCTGGGTTCCGGCGCCGGCGGGATTCCACGCTGGTGTCGCTGCGGGTCCTGCTGCTGCTGATCCTCGTGCCCCTGATCACCCAGCAGGTCACCCGCAACTACGTGATCGCGCCGGCGGTCGACCGCTTCGCGCCCGAGGTGCCCTTCCTCAGCTACACCAAGCCGCAGCTCGAGGAGGAGGCGGTGGAGAAGCTGCGGGTCTTCAAGGCCGAAATCGAATTTGACGCCCTGCTACGGGGTGAGGGGATTCCCAGTGCGGAGGTGCTGCAGGCTCAGCTGGCCGAGAAGGCGGCGGAACTCAAGGACGAGGCCGACGGGCAGAGCACCCAGGCCGTCAAGAACGTGCTCGCCGACGGAGCGGCCCTGCTGGCGTTCATCGCCGTCTGTCTGGTCTCACGCGAGGACATCCGCATCCTGCGGGGCTTTCTGGATGAGACGGTCTATGGCCTGAGCGACAGCGCCAAGGCCTTCGCGATCATCCTGTTCACCGACATCTTCGTCGGCTTTCACAGCCCCGAGGGCTGGACGGTTCTGCTCGACGGGATCGCCCACCATCTGGGGCTGCCGGCACGGGAGAACTTCATCCTCCTGTTCATCGCCACCTTCCCGGTGATCCTGGCCACCATCTTCAAGTACTGGATCTTCCGCTACCTCAACCGCGTCTCCCCCTCCTCGGTGGCCACCCTGCGCAACATGAACGGAGGCGGTTAAGGCGTGCTCAGCCTGGTCAGCGGCCCGAGCCGCAGCGGCAAGAGCCGCTGGGCCGAGGAGCTGGCCGTCCGCAGCGGCCGGCCGGTGCTCTACCTGGCCACATCGGACCCGCGTCCCGGAGATGCCGGCTGGCAGGCCCGTCTGGAGGAGCATCGCCGCCGGCGCCCCGAAGCCTGGCCATGCGTGGAGGCCGGCGCTGATCTGGTGGGAGCCCTGGAGCTCTGCCACAGCGGCCCGGCACTGCTCATCGATTCCCTGGGAACCTGGCTGGCCCATCACCTGGAGGATGGGGACAGCGAGTGGAATGCGCGCGCCGGGGCACTGCTGGAGGCGCTGCGGCGGCGACCCCAGCCCGTGATCCTCGTCTGCGAGGAGGTGGGGTGGGGCGTCGTGCCACCCACGGCCATCGGCGGACGGTTCCGGGATCGCCTTGGCCGGCTCCAGGATCAGCTGGAGCAGATCGCGGACGAGTCCTGGCTGGTGGTGAGGGGGCGCGCGCTGCCCCTCAGCCGGATCGGTGAGCGGGTGCCGTGGCCCGCCGGGGCCGGCACGCCGGCAGACAGGGCCGAGGGAGCTCGGCCACGGGTGGTGCTGCTGGAACCCCAGATCCCCCCCAACACCGGAAACGTGGCCCGCAGCTGCGCCGGCTTCCGGGTGCCGCTGCACCTGGTGCAGCCGTTGGGGTTCAGCCTCGAGGACCGCCATCTGCGCCGCGCCGGCCTCGACTACTGGCCCTGGGTGGACCTCACCGTGCACGAACACTGGGAGGCCTTCGAAGCCATCCGCGCCAGGCTGGGCGGCCGGTTAGTGGCCTTCAGCCGCCATGGCGATGTGCCCCTGACCCGGCTGCGCTTTCAGGCCGGGGACTGGCTGCTCTTCGGGCGGGAGGATCGCGGACTGCCCGAGGCCGTGCGTCAGCAGGCGGATGTCTGCACGACGATCCCCATGCCGGGTGGATGCGACGCGGGGGGCGGGGTGCGCAGCTTCAACCTGGCCTCGGCCTGTGCGATCGGGCTGTTCGAGGCTCTCCGGCAGACGGATGGGCGACTGGACTAGCCCCCGGTGCCAGCTCGGGGGCGAGTGTCCACCACGCCTTGTATCACGTTGAACCAATCGCTATGGTCTGCGCGATTCGAACGGTTGTTCGGATCTCTTCACATTCTCCCGCCCGCATGCAGCCTCCTCACCTGCTCCTGGCCAGCATCAGCGCCACACCGCTGCTGATGCTGGCGCTGTGGTCGGGCACTCCCGGACAGGCCGACCCCGAGCAGGCAGCCGACGCGGCGCCCACCCTGCTGGCGGCCCTGCCGAACCCCGACAACCGCATCTGGGTCCGGGTGGTGGACCCCATCACCGTCTCGGGCCTGGCCTCGGCCCTCGACACCTCGCCCAGTCAGCTCTCGGAGCTGAACGATGTCAGCCTCAGCCATCGCTTCCAGTCGGGTGACTGGGTGGCACTGGAGGCCTCGGGCGCGGACCGTGTGGCCGAGGTGGGCGCCCTCGACGAGGCCCAGCTTCGACGGACCGCCCCGGAACCCGCCGCCCCAAGGCAGGACGAGCGTCTGACGGCGGCGGCCACGGTGCTCAATCCCGGTGCCGCCGCGGGTGCCCTTCTGGGCCGGGTCCAGACCCCTGAGGCCCGAGCCCTCGGTCGTGCCCGCACGACCCTGGCGATCCGGCCCACCACCAGCGGCGGCATCAGCTGGCCCGAGATTCCCGACTTCCAGACCAAGCCCAGCCAGCCGGTGCTCCAGGCCAGCTGGATCTGGCCCACCAAGGGTGTGTTCACCTCCGGCTACGGCTGGCGCTGGGGCCGCATGCACAAAGGCATCGACATCGCCAACAACGTCGGCACCCCGATCGTGGCCGCCCAGCAGGGAGTGGTGGATTACGCCGGCTGGGCCTCGGGCTACGGCTATCTGGTGGAGCTGCGGCACCCGGATGGCACCCTCACCCGGTACGCCCACAACAGCAAGATGCTGGTGCGCAAGGGCCAGATCGTGGCCCAGGGCCAGCGCATCTCACTGATGGGCAGCACCGGACGCAGCACCGGCCCCCACCTGCACTTTGAGGTGATCCCCCCCGGTCGCGGCGCCATCAATCCGCTCAAGCTGCTTCCGTCGCGGGCCTGAGCGGCCTGCAGGTGGGGGCGACCCTCATTCCGCTACGATCCACTCACCGCGGCTCGGTAGCTCAGCTGGTTAGAGCGTGGGATTCATAACCCCAAGGTCGGGAGTTCAAGTCTCCCCCGAGCCATTGTGGTCGGTCGTCATGCCGGCAACACCTGCCAGTAGCCATTGGCGGAACACACCTGAAGCGGCGTTCCGAACAGAGTGCTGAGGCCACGGCTGCTCAGCATGGACGCCGTTGGTCCATCCCCGATGAGCGCACCCTCCTTCAGGAAGATGCAGCGTTCGATCTCCGGGATCAGGGCATCCACCCGGTGGGTGACCATCACCAGCGTGGTGCCTCTGGCGGCCAGCCGCCGCAACAGGCCGAGAAACTGATGCTGCGCCCGCAGATCGAGCGCAGTGCAGGGCTCATCGAGAACCAGCACCTCCGGCTGGTGCACCAGGGCACGGGCCAGCAGCAGCCGGCGGCGCTGTCCGTCGGACAGCTGGCCGTAGGGGCGCTCCGCCAGATCGCTCAGGCCGAGGTCGTCCATGAGCCGGCCCACCCGCTGCCGCTGCTCCGGCGTGACCTGCTGGGACGGACCGATGCCCATGGACCCGAAGAAGCCGGAGAGCACCACATCAGCGCCGCGGATCCGGCCCCGGGTCGTCGCCTGCAGATCCATCGAGACGAGCCCGATGCGTGAGCGCAGCTGCCAGAGGTTGACCCGCTCGCTCCCAAACAGACGCAGGTGCGAACCGGCGCGCACGACCGGATGGATCTCTCGGGTCAGCAGCTTGAGCAGAGCGCTCTTGCCCGCCCCGTTGGGGCCGAGGATGGCGGTGTGCTGGCCGGCATGCAGCTGCAGCGACAGATCACGGAAGACGCGATGGCTTCCCAGGTAGGCCTCCACCGCCTTCAGGTCGAGGTACGGCTCCATGGCCGTCAGCGCATGTCGATCGCGTTGAGTCGGTCGCGGAAGCTCTGGGATTCGCTCTGGGGAGAGGGCTCCGGTGCGGCGGCGGCGCGACGGGAACCACGCGAGCGCCGCGAGCGCCCCGTGCCGCCGGCCGGTCCCTGGGGGCCGCGGCCCGAACGGGCGTCCCGCCTGGGCAGGGGGTTGTCCTTCAGCTCGGAGCGCAGCTGATTGAGAAGCCGGAAGTGGCCGACACTGGTGAACTTCTTGAGCAGCGCGGGGTCCCAGGCCATGAGCGATCCCAATGCACCAACCTAGGGACCGACCCCTCCCGTCAAGAGAAGAGTGATAGATTGTGACGCTGTTAGCGGGAGTCGGAACGACTTCGCTTAAGAGCACCCGCTGACCGTTCCTCCCTCCGTCTTGTCACATGACCAGCAACGGCTGCCTGCGCGTTGGCCAACAGGCCCCGGACTTCACGGCCACCGCCGTGGTGGATCAGGAGTTCAAGGAGATCACCCTCTCCCAGTACCGCGGCAAGTATGTGGTCCTGTTCTTCTATCCGCTCGACTTCACCTTCGTCTGCCCGACGGAGATCACCGCCTTCAGCGACCAGTACGCCGCCTTCTCCTCCAAGAACACCGAGGTGCTGGGTGTGTCCGTCGACAGTGAGTTCAGCCACCTGGCCTGGATTCAGACCCCTCGCAACGAGGGCGGCATCGGCGACATCGCCTATCCCCTCGTCTCCGACCTCAAGAAGGAGATCGCTTCGGCCTACAACGTCCTCGACGACGCCGGCGTGGCCCTGCGCGGCCTGTTCATCATCGACCCCGAGGGTGTGGTGATGCACGCCACCATCAACAACCTGCCCGTGGGCCGCAACGTGGAGGAGACCCTCCGCGTGCTGCAGGCCTTCCAGTACGTGCAGGCCAACCCCGATGAGGTCTGCCCGGCCAACTGGACCCCCGGCGAAAAGACCATGAAGCCCGATCCGGAGGGCAGCAAGGAGTTCTTCGCCGCCATCGGCTGAACCCCGCAGCCGCCGGCGACCGGCACGGGCTCAGGCCCTCCGGTCGCCGGTCGTCCACAGCGGCAACACGCCGCAGAGCCGGGCGGTCATGGGACGGTCGTCCCACCGCCGGGTTCCGGGCTGTCCGCAACACCGCCGGTCGCTCCGGGGGGCTGATCGAGAGGAACCGTTGCCGGCACGGACTGCGCGGGATCGAGCAGCGCGTCGATTCCCTCCTCCAGACTGTTCTTCATGGCGATGCGACGTCCATCGCTCACCACGACCCTGGTGAGGGTGGGCAGGCCGCCGTTGCGGGCCCGCAGATACACCGGTTCCACATAAAGCAGTGCTTCGCCAACGGGCACCACAAGCAGGTTGCCCTGGATCACCTCCGATCCCGCCCGGTCCCAGAGCCCGAACTGCTGACTGATCAGCGGGTTCTGGTTGATCAGGGCCTGAATCTGCTCCGGACCGTAGATGGGGGTCTGACTGGGGAAGCGCAGCAGCACCAGCTCGCCGTAGTTCGGCGCGTCGCTGCGGGCCACCAGCCAACCCGCCAGGTTGGGACGCGCCAGAGGCGTGAGCGGTTGCAGCAGCAGGAACTCGGGCGGGAGTGAGCTGTCCAGCTGGGCGCTGATGTGGTAAGGCTCCACCGGCACCTGGCGGCGACCGTAGAGCTCCTGCGGCACCTGCCACACGTCGTCGCCGCTGTAGAACACACGCGGATCGGTGACGTGATAGCGAAGCAGCTGCTCGGTCTGACGCTCGAACTGGAAGCGGGGGTACATCACATGGGCCTGAATGGCGGCCGGCATGCTCTGCAGAGGCGCGAACAGCTCCGGGAACATCCGCTGCCAGGTGCGGATCACGGGATCGTCCGGTTCATTCACGTACAGCCGCACGCTGCCGTTGTACGCATCCACCACCGCCTTGACGGCATTGCGCAGGTAGCGGATGTCCGGATCGCTGGGAACCGGCGCGCTGTAGGGGTAGCTGCGACTGGTGGTGAATCCGTCCACCACCCAGTACTGATGCTGCTCTGCTGAGAAGAACGGATCACCCGGAACCGACACCGAAATCAGATAGGGCTCGGCATCGAAACGGATGAAGGGGGCCATCGCCCGCAGGCGGGCCCGCACCTCCCGCCGCAGCAGCAGTCGGGTGTCCTCCCGCAGAGAGCCGCGGGTGAGCAGCTTGGGTTCCCCCAGATACAGGGCGGCGGCGAGCCGCTGCCACCAGCGCCCGATCGGCACCCCAGCCCGGCCGTCGTAATGGGTGTAGACGTTGTCGTCACCCTGGGGGTAGTGGAACTCCTCCACACCGCTCGGCGCCAGGGCGTAGGGGGAGGGGAGCGCGCCGAAGTAGAGCGCCGGCCGGCCGATCGGGATGGTCTCCGCCACCCGCTCCGCACTGATGCCCAGCTGGGGCGAGCCGCTGACGCGGGTGGAGGCGCCGAGATCCTGGATGAAGAATTCGGGCAGCCCATCCGGCCCGCGCGTGTTCACCGGCGAGAGGGTGAAGCCGTAGCCGTGGGTGAACACCAGGTGCCGGTTCAACCACGTGCGGGAGCGCTCGGGCAGTGCGGCCTGGTCGAGCTCCCTCGGAACCATGATCACCTGCTGCCGGCCGGCACGACCGGGCGGCTTCAGCTGATAGCGGTCCACCACCGGATCGGAGAAGCGGTAGTAGACCCGCAGCTGCTGAAGCTGACGGTTGGTGGCCAGCAGGGGCTGGCTGTCCCAGAGGCGGATGTTGCGGATCGTCGCCTCGCTGCTCTCCACATCCCGGCGCGTCAGCCGCTCCCTTGGGGTCACGAAGCGGGTGCGGATGGCATCGAGCTGAAAGGCCCGTCGCGTGGCCTCGATCGATCGGGCCAGGTAGGGGGTTTCCAGCACCAGTTCCCGCGGCCTCAGGTAGAGGGCCTGGAGCAGGGGGAAGAGGAGCGACTCGATCACGCTGAACAGGGGAACCAGCAGCGCCAGAACCACCACGGCCGGCCCCCGCCGTCCCTCCTGCCGCAGCGGCCAGAGCAGCAGCAGCGCGGCGGCGCCTGCCACCAGAGAGGCGGCGGTGCGCAGCGGCAGGGAGAGATGGAGGTCCAGCCAGCCGGCTCCCGGCACACTGCCGCTCGTGCTCAGAAGCAGCTGGTGGCGGGCCAGCCAGAAGGACAGGGCCACCAGAGCCGCGAACAGGGCCAGCGGCGGCCGCAGCGCATCGAGGCTGCGGCGGCTGAACCCCTGGCTGCGGCCGTCGCTGAGCTGAGGGGGCGTGGCCATCGCGCCCCAGAGTGCGCTTCCCAGCAGGGTCACCACAAGAGCCAGCCCGACCGTGAGCAACAGCGCCAGGGCCGGGAACCGCAGCAGCGTGAAGCTCAGATCCGCTCCGAACACCGGATCGGTGCGGCCGGCGCTCTCGGCGGCCAGTGCCGGCACCCAGACCCCCCAGCTGCGAGCCAGGGCCGTGGCGGCAAACACGCCGCTCAGCGCCACCAGCAGCCGGCCCCCCAGGCGCGGCCAGCGCAACAGCGGCAGCACGCTCACCCCGGCCAGCAGCAGCAGCGGCAGGAGGGGCTGATCGGCGAGCAGCACGAGCCCATGCAGACGGCGGGCATCGAAGGGGCTCTCCAGCAGCCGCCAGGCCATGCGGGCCAGCAGCTGGGTGGGCAGCAGCATGGCGACCAGGGCCAGTCCGAGCCCGGCCAGGTAGCCCCTGCCGCGCAGACGCTGCAGACGATGGCTGGAGCTGGAGGCATCCCTCAGCCGCCAGAACCGGGACAGCCAGACCTCGGCGGCCACCGCCACGACCAGCCCCAGGGCGAGGGCGGCGAGCTGGAACAGCCAGCGACGCCGGAGCACGGCGGTGAGCTGGAACTGGGCGAACCAGCCCCATTCGATCCAGACCCGGCTGCCCAGCACCGCAGCACCGGCGAGCACCGCCAGGGCAATCAGCAGCGTCAGCACGAGGTGGCGGCGCCGCAGGGCCTTCTCCCTCACCCCCCTGACGCGGCAACTGCACCGGACCGTAGACAGCGGCCGGGGAGCTGGCCAACAGGACGCACGGACTCCCTAGGGTTCGGCCCACTCGATGCGTGCCCGGCCATGGCCCTCTCCCCGGCCTCCGCCCCTGCCGACGTCAGCGCTGCGGCACAGCTCTTCGATTACCGCCAGGCCGCCAACCCCATCCGTCCGGGCCTCTGCGAGCCGGTGCCCCTGCGCCGGTGGAGCGCATCGCTCCACGCGAGCGGGCCGAGCCGGATCATCGATCTGGACCTCAGCGAGGAACTTGGAGCCCAGATCCCCTGCACCAGTCCGGCCCTGGCGGCCAGCTTCATCCGCCTGCTCGGCGGCGACCGTCTGGAGGTCGCCGCGGAGGCCACCTCATCCCTGTTCTATGTGCTGCAGGGCTCGGGGCGCTGCCGGCGCCCGGCGCGCGGCGGCTCCGCCCCGGTGGAGATCGAGTGGGGGCAGGGGGATCTGTTCGTGCTCCCTGCCGGAGCCACTCCCGTCCTTGAAGGTGAGCAGGAGGCCGTTCTCTACTGGGTGCACGACGCACCATTGCTCCACTACCTGGGCGCCACCGCCACCACACCCCGCTTCGAGCCCTGCCACTACCCGGCCGAATGGCTCCTGCGGGAGCTGCGGGCGATCGCGGCACGGCCGGGCAGCGGGAGCGAGAACCGCGTCAGCGTCCTGCTGGCCAACCGGGACCTGCCCCGGACCCGCACGGTCAGCCACACCCTCTGGGCCATGTTCGGCGTCGTGGCCGGAGGAACGGTGCAGCCGCCCCACAGGCATCAGTCCGTGGCGCTCGATCTGATCGTCGCCGCACCGGAGGGCTGCCACACCCTGGTGGGCCGTGACCTGGACGAGAACGGCCGCATCCTCCATCCCCAGCGGGTGGACTGGGAGCCCGGAGGCGTGTTCATCACACCGCCGGGCCTCTGGCACAGCCATGTGAACGACGCGGGCGAGCCGGCCTACCTGCTGCCGATCCAGGACGCCGGACTGCACGCCTTCCTGCGCAGCCTGGACATCCGCTTCCGCTGAGCGGACCAGCGCGGGCGCGCCCTCAGCTCCGCAGCGCCACAGGATCGGCCGTTCGGTCCGGGGCCCCTGCCGCATCGGGATCGGGTGACCCCTGCCGGTCGAACGCGGCCACCATGGCGCGCACGGTCTCGCCCTCGAGGGTCTCCTGTTCGATCAGGGCGTCGACGAGCTGATCCATCAGCGCCTGGCGCGGTTCCAGCAGCGCCACGGCCTCCTGCAGGGCCTGACGGGCCAGCCCCTGGATGTGCAGGTCGATCTGGCGACCGGTTCGCTCGGCGTAGTGGGGCCGGGTGTGAACGAGATCGCGTCCGAGGAACACCTCACCACCATCGCTCTCGAGTGCCTGAGGGCCGAGGCTGGAGAAGCCATAGCGGGTCACCATCTCGCGGCAGATCCGGCTCACCAGCTGGAGGTCGCTGCTGGCCCCCTGGGTCACCTCGCTGGGGCCGAAGACCACCAGCTCAGCGGCCCGTCCTCCCATCGCCACCACCAGGCGGGCCCTCAGATAGGCACGGCTGATCAGACCGGAATCGAGCACGTCCTCGTCCGGCGTGGTGCGGGCGAAGCCTCCCACCCCGCCGCTGCGGGGCAGCAGGGTCACCTTGTCCAGCTGATCCGCATCGGGCAGCAGCGTGGTGATCAGGGCGTGGCCCACCTCGTGGTAGGCGATCAGGCGCTTCTTGGCGCTGTCCTGGAGCGGGGCAGCCGTCAGACCCATCGTGATCCGCTCCAGCGCGTCATGCAGGCAGTCGTTGCCGATCTGGCGCTGCTGGCGCCGGGCCGTGAGGATCGCCGCCTCATTGAGCAGGTTCGAGAGGTCGGCACCGGAGAAGCCCGGGGTGCGCGAGGCCCACTGGGCCAGGGACACCTCATCGGCGAGCGGGCGGGTGCGGGCATGAACGGCGAGGATCGCCTCACGGCCTCTGCGGTCGGGCAGATCCACCACGATCTGCCGGTCGAAGCGGCCGGGACGCATCAGGGCGGTGTCGAGCACATCCGGGCGGTTGGTGGCCGCCAGCAGGATCACGCCGGAGTTCTCCTCGAACCCATCCATCTCGGTGAGCAGCTGGTTGAGGGTCTGCTCGCGCTCGTCGTTGCCGCCGCCAATGCCCGCGCCCCTCTGCCGGCCCACTGCATCGATCTCATCGATGAAAATGATGCAGGGCGCCTTCTCCTTCGCCTTGCGG
It encodes the following:
- a CDS encoding cofactor assembly of complex C subunit B, producing MPSPARICLGTGVLGLLLVVANQWQASAASPPLTRAGTLAALMAVGLMLVAVLWTRAVPLAAERAALQGREGIDLAESLPAALRQELGWGSQMLLTGTPAAVVLLWWDGRPLLRRGLLAETGFEPGPICERCRDSGRRVSLVNLALYPGRGEFDALLPGVPAVMVEPIGQRGWLVLGGWSPRCFSRSDEVWLHGWACKLRSPLEALNAADLSPRAPLPPSP
- a CDS encoding tellurite resistance TerB family protein — its product is MNQAEAFAALSLAAVACDGALGREEAHALRTALEHRTPYKDQSETAMVALFDGLLGKLRQSDCDSLAREAVAVLEPHQQETALAVAAELVHSDREVTSEEAAFLERLCALVDLPEEKGRTICEVVATLHRDSLA
- the psb32 gene encoding photosystem II repair protein Psb32, with the protein product MARTFWHPLLTIGACLLMLLAAPGAGRALSAADLPASLPQERVLDSSGVLSRAVTSELERTLGELSDGARVDARLVTVPRLDYGLSPKGLANDLIDRWQPDEPGPGGLGQPGLLLLLIDSQNKSAAVAVSDDLAGQLPASLLRSTARDTMAPALRDGARYRQASVEAIERLGAVLGGGEDPGPPEVVEQTLVKTNVPTREETQESNAFTWVVVLLVVGTIVPMATWWVFSR
- the pxcA gene encoding proton extrusion protein PcxA; the encoded protein is MGLTDWMGAFGKADSLEISSDLEKGYEAALLIQSIELEYYNDRPVRPDLELSVPRSVQNQVLRKFRTALKIARDCLDFLESRRSQLDGQELRQLQLIEAVTSRYNGRRRNAPQTMTRAPDPLPRSLLGVVDRLRRQLDPDAEASMVAGFRRRRDSTLVSLRVLLLLILVPLITQQVTRNYVIAPAVDRFAPEVPFLSYTKPQLEEEAVEKLRVFKAEIEFDALLRGEGIPSAEVLQAQLAEKAAELKDEADGQSTQAVKNVLADGAALLAFIAVCLVSREDIRILRGFLDETVYGLSDSAKAFAIILFTDIFVGFHSPEGWTVLLDGIAHHLGLPARENFILLFIATFPVILATIFKYWIFRYLNRVSPSSVATLRNMNGGG
- the cobU gene encoding bifunctional adenosylcobinamide kinase/adenosylcobinamide-phosphate guanylyltransferase, whose translation is MLSLVSGPSRSGKSRWAEELAVRSGRPVLYLATSDPRPGDAGWQARLEEHRRRRPEAWPCVEAGADLVGALELCHSGPALLIDSLGTWLAHHLEDGDSEWNARAGALLEALRRRPQPVILVCEEVGWGVVPPTAIGGRFRDRLGRLQDQLEQIADESWLVVRGRALPLSRIGERVPWPAGAGTPADRAEGARPRVVLLEPQIPPNTGNVARSCAGFRVPLHLVQPLGFSLEDRHLRRAGLDYWPWVDLTVHEHWEAFEAIRARLGGRLVAFSRHGDVPLTRLRFQAGDWLLFGREDRGLPEAVRQQADVCTTIPMPGGCDAGGGVRSFNLASACAIGLFEALRQTDGRLD
- a CDS encoding M23 family metallopeptidase, which gives rise to MQPPHLLLASISATPLLMLALWSGTPGQADPEQAADAAPTLLAALPNPDNRIWVRVVDPITVSGLASALDTSPSQLSELNDVSLSHRFQSGDWVALEASGADRVAEVGALDEAQLRRTAPEPAAPRQDERLTAAATVLNPGAAAGALLGRVQTPEARALGRARTTLAIRPTTSGGISWPEIPDFQTKPSQPVLQASWIWPTKGVFTSGYGWRWGRMHKGIDIANNVGTPIVAAQQGVVDYAGWASGYGYLVELRHPDGTLTRYAHNSKMLVRKGQIVAQGQRISLMGSTGRSTGPHLHFEVIPPGRGAINPLKLLPSRA
- a CDS encoding ABC transporter ATP-binding protein — encoded protein: MEPYLDLKAVEAYLGSHRVFRDLSLQLHAGQHTAILGPNGAGKSALLKLLTREIHPVVRAGSHLRLFGSERVNLWQLRSRIGLVSMDLQATTRGRIRGADVVLSGFFGSMGIGPSQQVTPEQRQRVGRLMDDLGLSDLAERPYGQLSDGQRRRLLLARALVHQPEVLVLDEPCTALDLRAQHQFLGLLRRLAARGTTLVMVTHRVDALIPEIERCIFLKEGALIGDGPTASMLSSRGLSTLFGTPLQVCSANGYWQVLPA
- a CDS encoding peroxiredoxin is translated as MTSNGCLRVGQQAPDFTATAVVDQEFKEITLSQYRGKYVVLFFYPLDFTFVCPTEITAFSDQYAAFSSKNTEVLGVSVDSEFSHLAWIQTPRNEGGIGDIAYPLVSDLKKEIASAYNVLDDAGVALRGLFIIDPEGVVMHATINNLPVGRNVEETLRVLQAFQYVQANPDEVCPANWTPGEKTMKPDPEGSKEFFAAIG
- a CDS encoding UPF0182 family protein, whose product is MREKALRRRHLVLTLLIALAVLAGAAVLGSRVWIEWGWFAQFQLTAVLRRRWLFQLAALALGLVVAVAAEVWLSRFWRLRDASSSSHRLQRLRGRGYLAGLGLALVAMLLPTQLLARMAWRLLESPFDARRLHGLVLLADQPLLPLLLLAGVSVLPLLRWPRLGGRLLVALSGVFAATALARSWGVWVPALAAESAGRTDPVFGADLSFTLLRFPALALLLTVGLALVVTLLGSALWGAMATPPQLSDGRSQGFSRRSLDALRPPLALFAALVALSFWLARHQLLLSTSGSVPGAGWLDLHLSLPLRTAASLVAGAAALLLLWPLRQEGRRGPAVVVLALLVPLFSVIESLLFPLLQALYLRPRELVLETPYLARSIEATRRAFQLDAIRTRFVTPRERLTRRDVESSEATIRNIRLWDSQPLLATNRQLQQLRVYYRFSDPVVDRYQLKPPGRAGRQQVIMVPRELDQAALPERSRTWLNRHLVFTHGYGFTLSPVNTRGPDGLPEFFIQDLGASTRVSGSPQLGISAERVAETIPIGRPALYFGALPSPYALAPSGVEEFHYPQGDDNVYTHYDGRAGVPIGRWWQRLAAALYLGEPKLLTRGSLREDTRLLLRREVRARLRAMAPFIRFDAEPYLISVSVPGDPFFSAEQHQYWVVDGFTTSRSYPYSAPVPSDPDIRYLRNAVKAVVDAYNGSVRLYVNEPDDPVIRTWQRMFPELFAPLQSMPAAIQAHVMYPRFQFERQTEQLLRYHVTDPRVFYSGDDVWQVPQELYGRRQVPVEPYHISAQLDSSLPPEFLLLQPLTPLARPNLAGWLVARSDAPNYGELVLLRFPSQTPIYGPEQIQALINQNPLISQQFGLWDRAGSEVIQGNLLVVPVGEALLYVEPVYLRARNGGLPTLTRVVVSDGRRIAMKNSLEEGIDALLDPAQSVPATVPLDQPPGATGGVADSPEPGGGTTVP